Proteins from a genomic interval of Microbacterium esteraromaticum:
- a CDS encoding LysR family transcriptional regulator translates to MAQGSSGLTLQQLRYFIDVAAEGSISAAADLLFVAQPTMSAAMKELEARVGRALLVRSARGVTLTPDGAEFLGYARQVVEQVALLEQRYLGRAPSRRLLGVSTQHYSFAVDAFVRMVKASGAAEYEFSLRETRTWDIIEDVRTLRSEIGILYRNEFNRRVIDKLLRDSGLVFHPLFLAEPHIFISRGNPLAAQERVTLDDLAELPRLTFDQGVNNSFYFAEEILSTLSSKQEIRVSDRATIFNLMIGLGGYTISTGIISDELDPAIVAIPLDVDESIEIGWIDHAAIPLTEQAQRYLAEVRAVVAGFGVEVLG, encoded by the coding sequence CGAGTGGTCTCACGCTGCAGCAACTGCGCTATTTCATCGACGTCGCAGCGGAGGGGTCGATCTCTGCCGCGGCTGATCTTCTCTTCGTCGCGCAGCCCACGATGTCGGCGGCGATGAAGGAACTCGAGGCTCGTGTGGGCCGGGCACTCCTCGTCCGCTCTGCGCGCGGCGTCACCTTAACGCCTGATGGTGCTGAGTTTCTGGGCTACGCACGGCAGGTCGTCGAGCAGGTGGCGCTCCTGGAGCAGCGCTATCTCGGTCGGGCGCCGTCCCGGCGACTGCTCGGCGTCTCGACCCAGCACTACTCGTTCGCCGTCGACGCGTTCGTGCGGATGGTGAAGGCCAGCGGCGCGGCCGAATACGAGTTCTCACTGCGCGAAACACGCACGTGGGACATCATCGAAGATGTCCGCACATTACGCAGCGAGATCGGCATCCTGTACCGAAACGAGTTCAACCGCCGGGTCATCGACAAGCTCCTGCGCGATTCGGGGCTCGTGTTCCACCCGCTCTTCCTCGCCGAGCCGCACATCTTCATCTCGCGGGGCAACCCCCTGGCCGCGCAAGAGCGGGTCACGCTCGACGACCTCGCCGAGCTCCCCCGACTCACGTTCGATCAGGGCGTGAACAACTCGTTCTACTTCGCCGAAGAGATCCTCTCGACGCTGTCGAGCAAGCAGGAGATCCGCGTGTCCGACCGGGCGACGATCTTCAACCTGATGATCGGTCTCGGCGGGTACACCATCTCGACGGGCATCATCAGCGACGAGCTCGACCCCGCGATCGTCGCCATCCCGCTCGACGTCGACGAAAGCATCGAGATCGGTTGGATCGACCATGCCGCGATCCCGCTCACCGAGCAGGCGCAGCGCTACCTCGCCGAAGTGCGAGCGGTCGTCGCGGGGTTCGGTGTCGAGGTGCTCGGCTGA
- a CDS encoding metallophosphoesterase: protein MVAGSVALGLVATLLTAPTAHAADAAIDGTSAHPTFLGKTHYTGEFHSHTSISDGVKLPEDAYTYVAENTDVDFFSASEHDVTMDVRSADDWVDDHEHAHSNEWKYLKSGAERHNASGNSDLVAVPGEEVTWYDSTGHINLFNAEWFVTAPGYVRGSGDNLGGAFPVGDFMYDLPTFYARLAADGEVIGQFNHPSPTGKGNFDHFAHLTPEADARMSLFEHKGPAYDAQWQLALDNGWHIAPVFNGDEHSANWVSANPALTGVWADEKSLDGVHRAMNERSMYSTLDENAILAFSANDQMMGSILPADTARIDAVVQVADPDADDSFTRVQIISNAGRVAHDFGALSGAVQNLDVTLDVADGDYYFVKATQADGAQLVSAPIWVGETVRGADYAPQIIVDAAAPEHAEEGERITLPSFTATDDSGTDPATTVEVYNSEHRLTVTDGSFTVEGYDDHFVVIKATDNKGNTAATVHRIQVAATDLDPEAVFRHLGTVATVGAEAGEAGLSVATDIAVEKAWAKIAPVGALFGLGAETVASSNDRVFEVNSIATEADTYLDSITAHALRSHEFDLSGLDDGARYEYRFGVTENGPWTDVRGEFVAGGAEDAPVYVLGDVQVNSGAQADFELPAQMLDQLRAQRAGGDTVIQVGDLVDNGGNAAQWQGTFDHSLKDLDLQFAPMVGNHETYGDRETSAALSVERSRIFSSMFDLPKNGSEIGESNYSFDRGSIHFSVLNSNYDLDTQLAWLEQDVRASDAEWNVVMGHFPYYGGRHSGDAGMSVARAKITQTLHQLGVGLHIGGHDHVYKRSTMLDGELVTDDALKDRGTTFVTMGSSGPKFYDNQAQWWDDTVYDVDTQTGLVLEAVEGELQARVYTIDGELVDEFAVSKPEAEFRVTSHDVVDGSLAEIGVLSTEGARDDATLIAAAYDLTGETLLDVRTATVELDHRGTEQLVAFDSPLPVRSDNTVRLFAWDGLDTGRQLAEGILVREGMPGEGTAESPYELRTWTDVEKIVHAPDAHYALMNDLQLDGEERTQIGSGATPFNGVFDGRGHTVSGYVSSGLNGAGLFQTNDGTIRDLAVVGADASSAIGPVGILADVNNGTIERSWTSGSITAPSRAGGLVGDSSGQIRDSYSTADVHVTRTESGGLIGVALAGSTTENVYSSGAVSADTRNTGGVVGYGYNETSIRNAMSLNVAVTAPSYAHAVLGRVLSGHQATLENNHASDETFVSAESLSDAPAADNLKGARVSAAVAGTPEHFGTTLGWNLDDVWIWNADAERPVLRSNPEEYVKPAPDLPTNEDGFFEVADGEQLRMMEEFPEERFVLTDDITFTDESFAPLAARVPFTGELDGAGHIITGLRSQAGGLFDKNGGYIHDLGIEDAQVSGSVARAGILANVSTGVVERVYTTGEITAPSRVGGILGDSSGELRDAYTTATVHGTTTEVGGAIGVALAGSLSERVYASGSVAAESRNTGGVFGYAYTGTAIRDSLSLGQTVTAPSWAHRVLGRVLAGNTATLENNWASDATTAATQTDTAAPSTTNLHGGTATTAQLESFGFYRETLGFSADVWQWSNERERPLLIGVGDARGRDDSDQQEPGEAGPNLPTGEQGEYLIDAAADFAEMAAYPGQHYRLVADIDLSGSDVRVAATFSGTFDGGGHTLSGYTSSAGGLFAEVTGTVQKVALADAAVSASSAEVGLLVDRLAESGVVSEALTSGSITGASTVGGVVGYLFGTVRDTYSQADVTANAGRQAGGIAGIAGRGSLTQRVYATGAVEVVANQNAGGLVGYSYATTTVAQSVALNASITASSHAGRIAARELGTEKATFIDNLAVDTIALTGQTVTDEGRETRNGETVTAEAAQLQATYEGIGWDFEGTWRWDADTQRPALVNVR from the coding sequence ATGGTCGCCGGCTCGGTCGCGCTCGGACTGGTGGCCACGCTGCTGACCGCCCCGACGGCGCACGCGGCCGACGCCGCGATCGATGGCACCAGTGCGCATCCGACGTTCCTGGGCAAGACCCACTACACGGGAGAGTTCCACTCGCACACGTCGATCAGCGACGGGGTGAAGCTGCCTGAGGACGCCTACACCTACGTCGCCGAGAACACCGACGTCGACTTCTTCTCGGCCAGCGAGCACGACGTGACGATGGACGTGCGCTCGGCAGACGACTGGGTCGACGATCACGAGCACGCGCACTCGAACGAGTGGAAATACCTCAAGAGCGGCGCGGAACGCCACAACGCCTCGGGCAATAGCGACCTGGTGGCCGTGCCCGGCGAAGAAGTCACCTGGTACGACTCGACCGGACACATCAACCTGTTCAACGCCGAGTGGTTCGTCACCGCACCCGGCTACGTGCGCGGGTCGGGCGACAACCTGGGAGGCGCGTTCCCGGTCGGCGACTTCATGTACGACCTGCCCACGTTCTATGCGCGCCTCGCGGCCGACGGTGAGGTCATCGGCCAGTTCAACCATCCCTCACCCACCGGCAAGGGCAACTTCGACCACTTCGCGCACCTCACCCCAGAGGCTGACGCGCGCATGTCGTTGTTTGAGCACAAGGGTCCCGCCTATGACGCCCAGTGGCAGCTCGCCCTCGACAACGGATGGCACATCGCACCCGTCTTCAACGGCGACGAGCACAGCGCCAACTGGGTCAGCGCCAACCCGGCACTGACGGGTGTCTGGGCAGACGAGAAGTCGCTCGACGGCGTGCACCGGGCGATGAACGAGCGCAGCATGTACTCGACGCTCGACGAGAACGCGATTCTCGCGTTCAGCGCGAACGACCAGATGATGGGGTCGATCCTTCCCGCCGACACCGCCCGGATCGATGCGGTCGTGCAGGTCGCCGATCCGGATGCCGATGACTCGTTCACCCGGGTGCAGATCATCAGCAACGCCGGCCGCGTGGCGCACGACTTCGGAGCCCTCAGCGGTGCCGTGCAGAACCTCGACGTGACCCTCGACGTCGCAGACGGCGACTACTACTTCGTCAAGGCCACACAGGCCGACGGCGCCCAGCTGGTCTCGGCCCCGATCTGGGTCGGCGAGACGGTGCGCGGTGCCGACTACGCACCGCAGATCATTGTCGATGCCGCCGCACCCGAGCATGCCGAAGAAGGCGAGCGCATCACTCTTCCGTCCTTCACTGCCACCGACGACAGTGGCACCGACCCGGCCACGACGGTCGAGGTCTACAACTCCGAGCACCGGCTCACGGTGACCGACGGTTCGTTCACCGTGGAGGGCTACGACGACCACTTCGTCGTGATCAAAGCCACCGACAACAAGGGCAACACCGCGGCGACGGTGCACCGCATCCAGGTCGCGGCCACCGACCTCGATCCCGAGGCCGTTTTCCGCCACCTGGGCACCGTTGCCACTGTAGGCGCCGAGGCCGGCGAGGCCGGCCTGAGCGTGGCCACCGACATCGCCGTCGAGAAGGCCTGGGCCAAGATCGCGCCCGTCGGTGCACTGTTCGGCCTGGGGGCTGAGACAGTCGCATCGTCCAACGACCGCGTCTTCGAGGTCAACTCCATCGCCACCGAGGCCGACACCTACCTGGATAGCATCACTGCCCATGCCCTGCGCAGTCACGAGTTCGACCTGAGCGGCCTCGACGACGGCGCCCGCTACGAGTACCGCTTCGGCGTCACCGAGAATGGCCCGTGGACCGACGTGCGAGGAGAGTTCGTCGCCGGTGGTGCCGAAGACGCACCCGTGTACGTGCTCGGTGATGTTCAAGTCAACAGCGGCGCGCAGGCCGACTTCGAACTGCCGGCGCAGATGCTTGACCAGCTGCGCGCGCAGCGCGCCGGCGGCGACACCGTGATCCAGGTCGGCGACCTTGTCGACAACGGCGGCAACGCCGCACAGTGGCAGGGTACGTTCGACCATTCGCTGAAAGACCTCGACCTGCAGTTCGCCCCCATGGTCGGCAACCACGAGACGTACGGCGACCGCGAGACCAGCGCAGCGCTGTCGGTCGAACGCAGCCGCATCTTCAGCTCGATGTTCGACCTGCCCAAGAACGGCAGCGAGATCGGTGAGAGCAACTACTCGTTCGACCGGGGCAGCATCCACTTCTCGGTGCTGAACTCGAACTACGACCTCGACACCCAGCTCGCCTGGCTGGAACAGGATGTGCGCGCCAGCGACGCCGAATGGAACGTCGTGATGGGGCACTTCCCCTACTACGGAGGCCGGCACAGCGGCGATGCCGGCATGTCGGTGGCCCGCGCCAAGATCACCCAGACGCTGCACCAGCTTGGCGTCGGACTGCACATCGGCGGTCATGACCACGTTTACAAGCGCAGCACCATGCTTGACGGTGAGCTCGTGACCGACGACGCACTCAAGGACCGCGGCACCACCTTCGTCACGATGGGGTCGAGCGGCCCCAAGTTCTACGACAACCAGGCGCAGTGGTGGGACGACACCGTGTACGACGTCGACACGCAGACGGGCCTCGTGCTCGAAGCCGTTGAGGGTGAACTTCAGGCCCGGGTCTACACGATCGACGGCGAACTGGTCGACGAGTTCGCGGTGAGCAAGCCCGAGGCGGAGTTCCGCGTCACCTCGCACGACGTCGTCGATGGCTCGCTCGCAGAGATCGGTGTGCTCAGCACTGAGGGCGCCCGCGACGACGCTACCCTGATCGCTGCGGCCTACGACCTCACCGGCGAGACGCTGCTCGATGTGCGCACCGCCACCGTAGAGCTCGATCACCGCGGCACCGAGCAGCTCGTCGCGTTCGACTCGCCGCTGCCCGTGCGCTCCGACAACACGGTGCGCCTGTTCGCCTGGGACGGCCTCGACACCGGACGGCAGCTCGCCGAGGGCATCCTCGTACGCGAGGGAATGCCCGGCGAGGGAACCGCCGAGAGCCCGTACGAGCTGCGCACCTGGACCGACGTCGAGAAGATCGTGCACGCCCCCGACGCCCACTACGCCCTGATGAACGATCTGCAGCTCGACGGTGAGGAGCGCACCCAGATCGGCTCGGGTGCCACACCCTTCAACGGTGTCTTCGACGGTCGCGGCCACACCGTCAGCGGCTATGTGTCGTCCGGACTCAACGGCGCCGGGCTGTTCCAGACCAACGACGGCACGATCCGTGATCTCGCAGTCGTCGGCGCGGATGCCTCGTCGGCGATCGGCCCCGTCGGCATTCTCGCCGATGTCAACAACGGCACCATCGAAAGGTCGTGGACGAGCGGTTCCATCACGGCGCCGTCGCGCGCCGGTGGTCTCGTCGGTGACTCGTCGGGGCAGATCCGCGACAGCTACTCCACCGCCGACGTGCACGTCACGCGCACCGAATCGGGCGGACTGATTGGAGTGGCGCTGGCCGGCTCGACCACCGAGAACGTCTACTCGTCGGGCGCGGTCTCGGCCGATACCCGCAACACCGGTGGTGTCGTCGGATACGGCTACAACGAGACCAGCATCCGCAATGCGATGTCGCTGAACGTCGCGGTGACCGCGCCCAGCTACGCGCATGCCGTGCTCGGCAGGGTGCTCTCGGGTCACCAGGCGACACTGGAGAACAACCACGCCTCTGACGAGACGTTTGTCTCGGCCGAATCGCTGTCTGACGCCCCGGCCGCCGACAACCTCAAGGGTGCCCGTGTTTCCGCAGCCGTTGCCGGCACGCCCGAGCACTTCGGCACCACCCTGGGGTGGAACCTGGATGACGTCTGGATCTGGAACGCCGACGCCGAGCGCCCGGTGCTGCGCTCGAACCCGGAAGAGTACGTCAAGCCCGCACCCGATCTGCCGACCAACGAAGACGGCTTCTTTGAGGTCGCCGATGGCGAGCAACTGCGCATGATGGAGGAGTTCCCGGAAGAGCGCTTCGTGCTCACCGACGACATCACGTTCACCGACGAGTCCTTTGCGCCGCTTGCCGCACGAGTGCCGTTCACCGGCGAGCTCGACGGTGCAGGCCACATCATCACCGGTCTGCGGTCCCAGGCGGGCGGCCTGTTCGACAAGAACGGCGGCTACATCCACGACCTCGGCATCGAGGACGCCCAGGTGAGCGGTTCGGTGGCGCGGGCGGGCATCCTCGCCAACGTCAGCACCGGCGTCGTCGAACGGGTGTATACCACGGGAGAGATCACCGCGCCCAGCCGCGTCGGTGGCATCCTGGGTGACTCCAGCGGAGAGCTGCGCGACGCCTATACGACCGCGACGGTGCATGGTACGACCACTGAGGTCGGCGGTGCGATCGGCGTCGCCCTGGCCGGTTCGCTCAGCGAGCGGGTGTACGCCAGCGGTTCGGTTGCTGCCGAAAGCCGCAACACCGGCGGCGTCTTCGGATACGCATACACTGGCACGGCGATTCGCGACAGCCTCTCTCTCGGTCAGACGGTGACGGCCCCGTCGTGGGCCCACCGGGTCCTGGGGCGGGTGTTGGCGGGCAACACCGCGACACTCGAGAACAACTGGGCATCGGATGCCACCACCGCGGCAACTCAGACCGACACGGCTGCGCCGTCGACGACGAACCTGCACGGCGGAACCGCCACGACCGCTCAGCTGGAGAGCTTCGGCTTCTATCGCGAGACCCTGGGCTTCAGCGCCGACGTGTGGCAGTGGAGCAACGAGCGCGAACGACCGCTGCTGATCGGGGTCGGTGACGCCCGTGGGCGCGACGACAGCGACCAGCAAGAGCCAGGGGAGGCCGGGCCGAACCTGCCGACCGGCGAGCAGGGCGAGTACCTGATCGACGCGGCGGCCGACTTCGCCGAGATGGCCGCATATCCAGGACAGCACTACCGGCTGGTCGCCGACATCGACCTGAGCGGCAGCGACGTGCGCGTCGCAGCGACGTTCTCGGGAACATTCGATGGCGGCGGTCACACGCTCAGCGGCTACACATCGTCGGCGGGTGGGCTCTTCGCCGAGGTCACCGGCACGGTGCAGAAGGTGGCGCTGGCGGATGCCGCCGTCTCAGCGTCGTCGGCCGAGGTGGGCCTGCTGGTCGATCGCCTAGCCGAGAGCGGCGTCGTCTCCGAGGCGCTCACGAGCGGATCGATCACGGGCGCATCCACGGTCGGCGGTGTCGTCGGGTACCTCTTCGGAACGGTGCGCGACACGTACTCGCAGGCCGACGTGACGGCGAATGCCGGGCGACAGGCCGGCGGGATCGCAGGAATCGCGGGCCGTGGCAGCCTGACGCAGCGCGTGTATGCGACCGGCGCCGTCGAGGTCGTCGCGAACCAGAACGCCGGTGGTCTGGTGGGGTACTCGTACGCCACCACCACCGTGGCTCAGTCGGTGGCCCTCAACGCGTCGATCACGGCGTCGTCGCACGCCGGACGCATCGCTGCGCGCGAGCTCGGCACCGAGAAGGCCACGTTCATCGACAACCTCGCCGTCGACACGATCGCCCTCACGGGGCAGACCGTCACCGATGAGGGGCGCGAGACCCGCAACGGTGAGACGGTAACGGCCGAGGCAGCTCAGTTGCAGGCCACCTACGAAGGAATCGGCTGGGACTTCGAGGGCACCTGGCGGTGGGATGCCGACACGCAGCGCCCCGCACTGGTCAACGTCCGATAG